The genome window GCGCCGAGGACGCGGGCCTTGGGGTCGTCGTCCGCGGTGCGGACGACGAAGCGCTGCGCCGCGGCGGTCGGCCACGGTTCGTAGCGCAGGTCCTCGTCGGTGAGGGCCGCGCCCGCCGCCACCTCGCGCGCCACCACCAGAACCTCGGCGGTGGGCGCGGGTTGCGCCGCCACCGGCCGCGCCGCCTGTCCGGCGACCCAGCGCTGCGCGAGTACCGCGGTGCCGACCGCGGCGAGCACCGCGAGCAGGGCGACGATGGCGACGACAGGCTTCATGGTTCCCCCTTCCCGCCGTTCGCGCGGCGATGGTTGTCACCGGGCGGCGTTCACCCCGCCGGGAACGTTCGCAGCATCCAGTCCAGCCCGGCCGCGCCGATCGCGACGCCGTAGGGCAGGTGGCCGCCGTGGGCGACGCGCGCGCACCAGGGCGCGTCGGCGGTCGCGGGCCGCGCCGTCAGGGCGCGGGCGGCGAGCGCCGCGAGCGCCAGCACGCCGCCCGTCAGCGCCATCGCCGCAAGGAACCGCGGCATTCCGGCGAAGCCGGTCCAGACGCCGACCGCCGCCGCCAGCTTGGCGTCACCCCCGCCCCAGACGCCGCGCGCGAACAGCGCCGCTCCGACCGCGAACAACACGCAACCGGCGAACAGGTGCGCAAGGACTTCGCGCAAGTCTAATCTGAAAAACGATGTAATCGTAAATAGAATAATTATCAGGCAGGGATCGCGATTGGCGATACGGAAGCCGCGCAGATCGGAGATCGCCGCATCCGCGAGCAGCGCGGCGAAGGCCGATCCGATCCCCCAGGTTGCGACGTCCGCCATTTCTTTAATGCCCTGATAATGCGCCAAAAAAAGCGCCTCCCGGCCCGGCGGGAGGCGCTTCGGAAGCTTCGCCGTGCGCCGCTCGGCGGTCAGTTCGCGGGCTGGGCGGCGGTCAGGCTGTTGCCGATTCCGGTGAACATGTTGTTCAGCGCCGGGCCGGCGACTTGGGCTCCCGCGACCAGGGCGAGGGAGATGATTGCGGCGATCAGGCCGTATTCGATTGCGGTAACGCCTTTTTCGTCACGGGAAATCAGACGAAGGAAAGCACGGACATAAGTAAACATGGCATAACTCCATCATTGGATTACTGTTTATATTAGCGTTTGCTGGACGCTGTCCGGCAGCCCTACATCTGCCTTGTGTTCGTTGCGGTATTATTAGATCATTCTTCGAGTGGTCTCTGTGAGTGCATCCACAGAGCGCGAAAATTTCCCGGGTGGACGGCGTGCGTCGCCCAAAGCAACGGTAAAAATCGAAATATGCCAGACGCTTCCGATCGCAATCGCGCGCTCCTTGCCGCCACGCCGACGTTTCGCGGGGTGCCGGAGGCGCAGCTCGGCACCCTCGCCCGGCAGGCCAAGCCGCTGCGACTCGCGCCGCGCGAGGTGCTGTTCGCCAAGGGCGACCCGGGCGAGTCGATGTATCTGGTGGTGAGCGGGCGGGTGCGGATCGGCGTGGTGTCGATGGAGGGGCGCGAGGTCACCTACGCGCTGATCGGGCCCGGGCAGGTGTTCGGCGAAATCGCGATTCTCGACGGCGGGCCGCGCACCGCCGACGCCACCGCGGTGGAGGCGAGCGACCTGCTGGTGATCGAGCGGCGCGACATTCTCGCCTTCATCCGCACCAACGGCGATTACGGGCTGCGCCTGATCGAGACCCTCTGCCGCCGCCTGCGCCACGCCAACGAGCTGCTGGAGGATACGATCTTCCTCAGCCTGCCGAGTCGGGTGGCGAAGCAGCTTCTCGCCCTCGCCGACGAGATCGGCGAACCGGGCGACGGCGGCGTCACCATCCGGATGTCGCAGCAGGCGGTGGCCGACCACATGGGCATCAGCCGCGAAAGCGTGAACAAGGTGCTGGCGAAGTGGGAGCAGGGCGGCCTCGTCCGGCTCTGGCGCGGGCAGATCACCATCCGCGACCGCGCGGGGCTCGCGCGGTTTCTCGGCGACGACGGACGGTGATCCCGCCTTTGTGAGGGCATCCATAGACGACGGGCGGGCGCGGGGCCGATCATCGGCACGGAGGTGGAGTATGGAACTGGTCCGGGACCTGAGCGCGATCCGGCTGTTCGAGGGACTGTCGGCGGACCTGCCGGCGGCGGTGGCCGCGCAGTGCCGTTGGAGCCGCTTCGCCGCGGGCGAGCCGGTGTTCGACGAGGACGGCGACGGTCTCGACGTGCACTTCGTGCAAAGCGGGGCGGTGCGGATTCTCACCGCAGCGCCGGACGGCCGGGAGGTGGCGCTCGCCGACGTTCCCGCCGGAGAGTATTTCGGCGAGCTTGCGGCGATCGACGGCCTGCGCCGCTCGGCGCGCGCGGTGGCGACCGCCGAAAGCGCGGTGGCGGCGCTGCCCGGCCCGGCATTCGTGGCGCTGATGCGCGAATTTCCCGATCTCGCGATCCGCGTGGTCGAACGCCTCGCCCGGATCGTCCGCAGCCTCGATCGCCGCGTTACCGAACTGTCCACCGAATCCGAGGCGCAACGGATCTACGCCCAGCTTCTTCGCCTCGCGCGGCCCGATCCCGCCAACCCGCAGGCGTGGATCATCGACGATCTGCCGAACCATAAGGAGATCGCCGCGTGGTGCGGCGCTTCCCGCGAGGCGGTGGGGCAGGCCATCGGCGAACTGGCGCGCGACGGCATCGTCCGCCGCCGCGGCATGGGGCTGGTAGTGGCCGATCGTCAGCGCCTGACCCTGATGACCGCCGCCGCGCCGGGGCGCGCGCCCGAAGCCGGGGCTCCCCTCTAGAGAAGCTCCCGCCATCCGGCGGGCGGAACGGCATGGTACGGATTCTGGAGATTTCGCGACCGGGATCGCCCACGGTGCCGGGTCCGGCGATGCCGCGGCGGACCGCGCCGAAAATAGCGCGGGCGCGGGGAAACCGCGAGCGTCGCCGTCCCCGCGATCTTCAATCCTGTGGCGGGACTAAGGCGATCTTGAGGGTGGCGAGGCGGGTGCGTGCGCACTATCATCGCGCGCGCCATGAAACCGCATTCCAGGTCCCGATGACTCCTGCCGCCGATGCCGAGTCCCCGCCCCGCCGTTCCGCCTTCGGCGCGCTGTTCGTTTCCGCCCTCGGCGTCGTCTTCGGCGATATCGGCACCAGCCCCCTCTACGCCCTCAAGGAGGCGTTCGCCGGGCCGCATCCGCTGCCGATCGACGCGCCGCACGTGCTCGGCGTGCTGTCGCTGGTGTTCTGGTCGCTGATCTGCGTGGTGTCGATCAAGTACGTCGCGGTGGTGATGCGCGCCGACAACCGCGGCGAGGGCGGTTCGCTGGCGTTGCTGGCGCTGCTGGCGCGTGCGCCCTCGGCATCGCCGCGCCTGGTCAAGGTGGTGGGCGCGCTCGGCATCTTCGCCGCCGCGCTGTTCTACGGCGATTCGATGATCACCCCGGCGATCTCGGTGCTCTCGGCGGTCGAGGGGCTGGGGGTGGTCGCCCCCGCGCTCGACGTCTACGAAGTGCCGATCACCGTCGGCATTCTCGTCGCCCTGTTCTCGCTGCAGAGCAAGGGCACGGCGACGGTGGGGGTGATGTTCGGGCCGGTGATGCTGGTGTGGTTCTCGATCCTGCTGGCGATGGGGCTCGCGAACATCCATCTCCACCCCGGCGTTCTTGCCGCGTTGAGCCCGCATCACGCCGTTGCGTTCCTGGTGTCCAACAAGCTGCTCGGTTTCCTCTCTCTCGGCTCGGTGGTGCTGGTGGTGACCGGCGCGGAGGCGCTGTACGCCGACATGGGCCACTTCGGCCGCTGGCCGATCCGGCTGGCGTGGTCGTTC of uncultured Alphaproteobacteria bacterium contains these proteins:
- a CDS encoding Membrane protein, which translates into the protein MAHYQGIKEMADVATWGIGSAFAALLADAAISDLRGFRIANRDPCLIIILFTITSFFRLDLREVLAHLFAGCVLFAVGAALFARGVWGGGDAKLAAAVGVWTGFAGMPRFLAAMALTGGVLALAALAARALTARPATADAPWCARVAHGGHLPYGVAIGAAGLDWMLRTFPAG
- a CDS encoding Flp pilus assembly protein, pilin Flp, with the translated sequence MFTYVRAFLRLISRDEKGVTAIEYGLIAAIISLALVAGAQVAGPALNNMFTGIGNSLTAAQPAN
- a CDS encoding cAMP-binding protein-catabolite gene activator and regulatory subunit of cAMP-dependent protein kinase, whose amino-acid sequence is MPDASDRNRALLAATPTFRGVPEAQLGTLARQAKPLRLAPREVLFAKGDPGESMYLVVSGRVRIGVVSMEGREVTYALIGPGQVFGEIAILDGGPRTADATAVEASDLLVIERRDILAFIRTNGDYGLRLIETLCRRLRHANELLEDTIFLSLPSRVAKQLLALADEIGEPGDGGVTIRMSQQAVADHMGISRESVNKVLAKWEQGGLVRLWRGQITIRDRAGLARFLGDDGR
- a CDS encoding cAMP-binding protein-catabolite gene activator and regulatory subunit of cAMP-dependent protein kinase; the encoded protein is MELVRDLSAIRLFEGLSADLPAAVAAQCRWSRFAAGEPVFDEDGDGLDVHFVQSGAVRILTAAPDGREVALADVPAGEYFGELAAIDGLRRSARAVATAESAVAALPGPAFVALMREFPDLAIRVVERLARIVRSLDRRVTELSTESEAQRIYAQLLRLARPDPANPQAWIIDDLPNHKEIAAWCGASREAVGQAIGELARDGIVRRRGMGLVVADRQRLTLMTAAAPGRAPEAGAPL